In Mus musculus strain C57BL/6J chromosome 9, GRCm38.p6 C57BL/6J, one genomic interval encodes:
- the Tmem158 gene encoding transmembrane protein 158 precursor, with protein sequence MLPLLAALLAAACQLPPAHGGATDAPGLAGTPPNASANASFTNEHSTPRLLASAASAPPERAGPEEAPAAPCNISVQRQMLSSLLVRWGRPRGLQCDLLLFSTNAHGRAFFAAAFHRVGPPLLIEHLGLAAGGAQQDLRLCVGCGWVRGRLRAPAGAPTALPAYPAAEPGPLWLQGEPRHFCCLDFSLEELQGEPGWRLNRKPIESTLVACFMTLVIVVWSVAALIWPVPIIAGFLPNGMEQRRTTAGAPAAAPAAVPAGTTAAAAAAAAAAAAAAAAVTSGVAPK encoded by the coding sequence ATGCTGCCCCTTCTCGCCGCGCTACTGGCCGCCGCCTGCCAGCTGCCGCCGGCGCACGGCGGGGCCACGGATGCGCCCGGCCTTGCAGGGACGCCCCCAAACGCCTCGGCCAATGCGTCCTTCACCAACGAACACTCCACCCCGCGTCTGCTGGCATCGGCGGCATCGGCGCCCCCAGAGCGCGCGGGCCCAGAGGAGGCTCCGGCGGCGCCCTGCAACATCAGCGTGCAACGACAGATGCTGAGCTCGCTGCTCGTGCGCTGGGGCCGCCCGCGGGGCTTGCAGTGCGACCTGCTGCTCTTCTCTACCAACGCGCACGGCCGCGCCTTCTTCGCCGCCGCCTTCCACCGCGTCGGGCCACCACTGCTCATCGAGCATCTGGGGCTGGCGGCGGGCGGCGCGCAGCAAGACCTGCGCCTGTGCGTGGGCTGCGGCTGGGTGCGCGGCCGCCTGCGGGCTCCCGCCGGGGCTCCCACCGCGCTGCCTGCCTACCCGGCGGCCGAGCCGGGGCCGCTGTGGCTGCAGGGCGAGCCTCGTCACTTCTGCTGCCTGGACTTCAGCCTGGAGGAGCTGCAGGGCGAGCCGGGCTGGCGGCTGAACCGCAAGCCCATCGAGTCTACGCTGGTGGCCTGCTTCATGACCCTGGTCATCGTGGTGTGGAGCGTGGCCGCCCTCATCTGGCCGGTGCCCATCATTGCCGGCTTCCTGCCCAACGGCATGGAGCAGCGCCGGACCACCGCCGGCGCCCCCGCGGCCGCTCCTGCAGCCGTACCCGCGGGGACtaccgccgctgccgccgccgctgctgcagctgctgctgctgctgccgcggCTGTCACCTCGGGGGTGGCTCCTAAGTGA